In Oncorhynchus mykiss isolate Arlee chromosome 1, USDA_OmykA_1.1, whole genome shotgun sequence, the following proteins share a genomic window:
- the LOC110519986 gene encoding hyaluronan synthase 3, translating into MPSRCRTVLHIVTTTLFATVVLFGILLAYVTGYQFIHTEQHHLSFGLYGAILSLHLFLQSLFAFLEHRHMRSPARPQHLRRSVALCIAAYQEDPDYLRKCLCSVRRISFPSLKVVLVVDGNRPEDHYMMDIFQEVMGGVDQAGSVVWKGNYHSDGGGGVGRGGTGAASLHAQEAARVARLVRGCRYSCIMQEWGGKREVMYTAFKALGDSVDYIQVCDSDTVLDPACTIEMLKILEEDAKVGGVGGDVQILNKYDSWISFLSSVRYWMAFNVERACQSYFGCVQCISGPLGMYRNSLLQQFLEPWYHQTFLGSKCSFGDDRHLTNRVLSFGYKTKFTARSKCQTETPTRYLRWLNQQTRWSKSYFREWLYNALWFHKHSLWMTYESVVTGFFPFFLVATVIHLFYRGRLWNILLFLLTVQLVGMVKATYACFLRGSLVMIFMSLYSLLYMSSLLPAKIFALLTINKAGWGTSGRRKIVVNFIGAVPVTVWGAVLLGGVAYTIYCETQEPFSETEKALLIAGVILYACYWLILLVLYLAIVAKRCNKREDQYHLPYAEA; encoded by the exons ATGCCCTCTCGCTGTAGGACTGTGCTGCATATCGTAACCACCACCCTGTTCGCCACAGTGGTGCTGTTTGGGATCCTGCTGGCCTATGTGACTGGCTATCAGTTCATCCACACAGAGCAGCACCACCTGTCCTTCGGCCTGTACGGAGCCATCCTGTCCCTGCATCTTTTCCTCCAGAGCCTGTTTGCCTTCCTGGAGCACAGACACATGCGCAGCCCCGCCCGGCCCCAGCACCTGCGGCGCTCTGTGGCCCTGTGCATCGCAGCCTACCAGGAGGACCCAGACTACCTGAGGAAGTGCCTCTGCAGCGTGCGCCGCATCTCCTTCCCCAGCCTGaaggtggtgctggtggtggacGGGAACAGACCGGAGGACCACTACATGATGGACATCTTCCAGGAGGTGATGGGTGGAGTGGACCAGGCTGGCAGCGTGGTGTGGAAGGGGAACTACCACAGTGacgggggtggaggggtgggcagAGGGGGGACTGGAGCAGCGTCCCTGCATGCGCAGGAGGCTGCACGTGTGGCCAGGCTAGTGAGAGGCTGTCGCTACTCCTGTATCATGCAAGAgtggggagggaagagagaggtgatgTACACAGCCTTCAAAGCCCTGGGAGACTCTGTGGACTATATCCAG GTGTGTGATTCAGACACAGTTCTGGATCCAGCGTGCACCATAGAGATGCTGAAGATTCTAGAAGAGGATGCAAAGGTGGGCGGAGTAGGTGGAGATGTTCAG ATCCTGAATAAGTATGACTCGTggatctccttcctgagcagtgttCGTTACTGGATGGCCTTCAACGTGGAGCGGGCCTGCCAGTCCTACTTTGGCTGTGTGCAGTGTATCAGTGGCCCCCTGGGCATGTACCGCAACTCCCTGCTGCAGCAGTTCCTAGAGCCCTGGTATCACCAGACCTTCCTGGGCAGCAAGTGCAGCTTTGGTGACGACCGCCACCTCACCAACCGCGTGCTGAGCTTCGGTTACAAGACCAAGTTCACGGCCCGCTCCAAGTGCCAGACTGAAACGCCAACGCGCTACCTCCGCTGGCTCAACCAGCAGACCCGCTGGAGCAAGTCCTACTTCAGAGAGTGGCTGTACAACGCCCTCTGGTTCCACAAGCACAGCCTTTGGATGACATACGAGTCTGTGGTGACGGGTTTCTTCCCCTTCTTCCTTGTTGCCACTGTGATCCACCTTTTCTACCGCGGGCGCCTGTGGAACATCCTTCTCTTCCTGTTGACAGTGCAACTGGTTGGCATGGTGAAGGCCACCTACGCCTGCTTCCTGAGGGGCAGTCTGGTCATGATCTTCatgtctctctactccctcctctacATGTCCAGCCTGCTACCAGCCAAGATCTTTGCCCTGCTCACTATCAATAAGGCTGGCTGGGGCACGTCAGGGCGGAGGAAGATTGTGGTGAACTTCATAGGGGCGGTGCCCGTCACAGTGTGGGGGGCTGTGCTGCTGGGTGGGGTTGCCTACACCATCTACTGTGAGACCCAGGAGCCCTTCAGTGAAACCGAGAAAGCGCTTCTCATCGCTGGGGTCATCCTGTACGCCTGCTACTGGCTCATTCTGCTGGTTCTCTACCTGGCTATAGTGGCCAAGCGCTGCAACAAGAGAGAGGATCAGTACCACCTGCCGTACGCAGAGGCATAA